The genomic window tgagttgtaagaactcaacttgTCAGATTCCACTTGAGATTCCACTTGGCTCGACTACAAAACGAATGTTGAAATATATtgagaaaatagttaaacgAGTAGTGAAATGAGTTAATGAGTTAAAGCAAACGAGATAGGTTTAacaaaaactagtaaaagaagTTAAACAAGTCAGGCTTGAGCTCAACATTGTAttgtcgagtcaagctcaagccaaTTCTATGGAGCTCAACTTAagtttgagtcaagctcgagctcgacaatgGTGTATAGCCCATTGAAGGGTGATAGAAAACATTAAGTGACACATGGATAGTCGTAAATACCCTTGTGTATTGAATGAAGCCTTGGATATTGGCCATGAGGGAAATATTTTTGGTTGCACCAACTTTCAGGCCGAGCAATCTTGTTTATGAGGAAGGATCACCTCTAATTTGGACATAAGATGCATGGTCTGGATGCCTCTACTAGAATTTAGATGATTCTCAAAATGGAAGCAGGAGATACTTCTTTCGTCAAGTATGAAAAGGTGCTGCGGGAAGAATTGACTGCTTCCTTgattgaagaagaggaaaagaagaggaagtaCGGCGTACCAAGTCCAGAGCAAAGTGGCTGATTGAAGGTGATAGGAAGTCATGTCATTTCCAGGCTGTTACAAGAGGGCGTCGTGCAAAAAATCATATTGCCTCACTAGAATATAACAGAGGCACCCATTCAGGCCAGGAAACcattaaaatgattttttctataTCTTGTTAGGGATGTCTGCAAGGTCTGGTGAAGTGCTTCCTAATTTGATGGAGGGGTCAAAAGTTAATGAAAGCCAAAATGCTGAATTCTCAAAATGTGGTTTTCAAGGATGATGTTGTTGGGTTCTTTGCAGCGGAACGACATCCTTGATCAGCTTTTTGTCTGCGCAGCGCGTTCACCAGTGGCACCTCCAACCGAGTGTCAATGCAGTAGCAACCACCactgttgatgaaggagaggaagaagaaatataGATTTATGGGTTTGCTTCTATGATGAGGCTCCGATTAGGGCGTTCAACCTGTAACCTTAGATGAGAAAATCGTTGGGCATAACCTTAGATGAGAAAATCGTTGGGCATATAACTGCAAGAGGACCTTCTTGCAATTCACACAATTCAAAGCATCAGTGAACTTGACGATGAGATGGTCAGATTGCTTCTACTATTTAtgggttttttttaaatagttttttaatCTTTAGTTATGTGGATTTCTATAATTGGTTTATCTATCataactcaaatatttaatagattttttaataaatttaacaTTAGTTAGAGGTTTTCTTCAAAAGGTTTTACCATCgtaacatgttaaaacttagTTTTATGTCTTTACATAAAAATCATCTAGAATTCTCTTGTAAAAAATGTTAGCAATCACATAAGCATTTGAAAGGTACATAAACACTCTCTTCTTGTTCAATCAATGAAATCAACCTGAATACTTTTAACCATATTGTTCAactcaaatatttaatagaTTTAACATTAGTTAGAGGTCTTCTTGTTCAACATGTATTAGCTTTCCAACATAGAAAAAGGTATATTCGAATGTGCTCTCACTTTTCATATGTTTACATAATCCACAAATaggatctctctttctctctctctctctctctcacacacacacacacccccaccctctctctctctctctctctcacacacacacaccccccctctctctctctctctctctctctaacagcaTGAGATAAAACAAGACAGAAAATCACACATTACAAAgaatataaataatttaagcaATAAAAAATGTCTTGGTTTGCTTGCATCAAGCATGCAGATAAGTGGGTTCACAATATTAGAACCCACACACAAGGTAGAATCCTACAATTCACATCCTTTAAGTAAATTCATTATTCACTGGCTTCATTTAGCATCCAACCAATAATTCAGCAtggttttttaatataataCACAAAATCAGAAGAGTATGGTGCtcatgaaacaagaaaagttcAGAAAGTCGACTTGTAGAGGCAAAAGTCATCTCAATACAAAAAGGTAAAAAACTCAAAGGCAGCTTCAAATGCTGCTTGAGCTTCTAAATCCGATTTACTTTGTGGAATCACTTGCGTAAAACTCCAATTATTTAAGAATAATACAAAAAGGAAACGTGGATACAATGGGACCAAAAATGTCAGAGCGACACAGCTCAGTAGTTAAATTATATTGCTTTTTGTTGAGCATCTGATAATCCAGAATGAGCTGCCTCCAATGCAGCCttgtttctttcaattgcaGCAGCCACTTCCTTtggcatgtacttctcatcatGTTTGGCTAGAACCTCTATAGCATCAAAGTAACAATcgccttttcttgctttctctAATGCAGGCTTGTTCGACGGCACCACCTCTCTATTCTCTGCATCAAAAGGGCGGATGAAGCCCTCAACAACAGCTGAGTGACCCTCTCTGAAAAGATCAGGTAGTGAGCCTTGATACCTAACCAAAATATCCGTCACGAGATCGGTAATCACAAATTGCATTTCAGGCGATTCTGCCGGTTGAACCACACTCCCTTCCAGCACCAAACCCCCAAGCCTGAACTTGTTCTTCGAAGGATTCAGAGAAAATCTATCCAAAGCATCTGTGGGAGTCAAATAAAACATCATCTGATCTTGGAAATTGTTGAGGACTATTATGACAAATCCAGCAATGCCGCTGAAAGTAAGAGCATAGGTCCACAACCGGCGGTTCTGGAGCTGCCTAGCTCTGGCCCCGATGTCCACCGTCCGGGGACGAGCTGGTTGGCGACGAAGGGTGGCCAGGAACCGAGCGCCATTTCTCGAACATGCAGAATTCCTGGACAAATGGAAAGAATCAAACAAGGGAGCCGCTGTCCACGGACGAGACCAATCCAATACTGCCGTTTCGATTTGATGATGAGGCGGAAGACGGAAACGCGACCGACTGAATAACCGAGAAGCGAAGCGAAAAGAAGCCTTAGAAGCCATAACCGTACCTAATTCCAATATGGATCACATAAGGAAACCACCAGAGCAATGGGAATTtatcaaaagggaaaaaggaaaacgagaacaaaattttcaaggATCGACTATCCAACAGCTTTAATGACTTCGATGAAGGCTTCCAGCAACAAAAGATGCTTTCTAGAACCCGAAACTGCTAACTAATCTACTACAACCAGCATGGGTCAAAATTTAAGCATCGACCACTAAACAAGATTGATGGAGATGCTTAAAGAAATTCGCCAAAATCAGAATTCTTTTCTAAATTCCGGAAGGAATTGACACACAAAATCGGCAAAGCGGGGGAAAGCAAAACTAAACCCTAATCTTAATAAAAACCGCGCATAGGGAAAGGGAAACGAAAAGGAAAACCGATCTAGTCCAGAAATTTTTGGGGCTTCTACACATCTACCTGCAATGAGGAGGAACGCTTCTTCCCGGCAGATTAGCACACCAAGGAAGGCGTCCTTGGCGCCACCGCCCACCTATTTGGAAATGTCGCGAGGCTGCAGAGCCTCCCTACCTTAACCGCCGCCTCCTGCGATGGCTCAAGGACAGCAGACAGGGGAGAGATGTTTGAGACGCGACTTTAATCGCGTTAGAGTTTCTCTAAAAAATTGTATGAAAAGAAGCCTACTTTCGGAGGCGGCGCGGGCGCTCACGGTGGACTCTTATTTCGTTTTAGGGCTCTTATTTCGTTTTACTATGTAAATGTTTAAGTATTTACTTAGTTCTGAGCATTGGGCTAGCCCCATAACCCATAAGAAGAGGTCGGTCTCTCGGGTAAGTCCGACACTTAAACTCGAGTTCGATACTAATTCACACTTAAATTTGGGGCTGGAGTTCGGtctgattaaattaaaatatatatatttttgatataaaatattatataaatacaattaattgtaataaaatattataattttatataaaaattaattaaatatatattaaaaaaatattatggagCTCCCCCGACTTAATTGAGCTTACCGGTTAAGGGGTCCATCCAAAACCTTGAAATAACTCATAGAGGCATAAGAGTATGGCCTTAGAGATTTTATATGATACTAGTTTCTTTCCAAATGTTTTGTTGTGTTTGGGTGAACCGAAGTAGACAGAGGTTCAAAAGTAGTAAAAAATATGGCTTAAGTATAGGTTAGGCAGAGGTGGTCTAAAGTTTTTGTTGGTAGTTCAAGCTCAGCCAACTTAATTGTCATTGTCTGGTTGGATTCGACCGTCTGCTTCATGCTCATCAGGGACCCCTGCTTGGGCTgtggccaaaaaaaaaatttgaaaagattaatattttttagtttggcgGATGTAGTATGTGGATTTAAATTTAGTTTACTTTTACCCGGATCCAACCCACGAAACCCAGTTTTGGAAGGAAAAAACGCAGGCTACAAGAAGAGAGTGCGAGGGAGGGACGAGAGACAAAGAACGGGAGACAGAGAATGAAAGAGTGAGACGGGAGAGAGCAGGGCTGCAGGAAGGACGAAGGAGGTCGCCActgtctctctcactctctgcCTTTGTCcacgtctctctctttctcttgattAATTCGGTGTTTGGCATTTCTGGTTTTGTTTCTGCCCTACGGGGTGCAGGGAGCATGCGTACAGAACGTCCTGGACTCAGTTATCTCTGCTTTATTAGCTGATAAAgaatcagaagttcatatatgTAGAGCAAGCAATGGAACTTCCCTGCATTTGTCTCCTTTTCACCCTCGTTCGTTTGGGATACTTTTATTGCTTCAGCTTCTGTTTAGGTGTTTAGCTAAACATTAAAGCGGATACGCGTTCGAGGCCGGGCAGGCATGCATTGCTTAAAACTGACCCTTTTGAGCAACGCAGGCATTTTTTCAGCGATGGTGGAGAAACCAGAGCCCCATGGTGCAGGAAATTGTGAAAGAACTAGTTGACTCCGGACAGCTTGAATTTATGTACGAATACATGCTCATCTTGGCTTTTTCTATGTGCAACATGTTACTGATTCTGAATCTCTGATGCATCTTAGCTCCCTTTGTTTGTTCATAAATATATAGAACTCTTTATTCTTCCAAGCCatacattttttcattaatcTCAATCCTTTTTTGTCCCCATGCAATTGAAAGATCATAGAGCCTTCGTGTTTGTAAGTTGCTGGGGACAAAGTCGTTCACCAGTCAATGCAATACCTGAAAATATGAAACAACCTTTTCAGTAAAGATTTCATTGAGATAATGGTTACACACACACGCGCGCCGAGAGCCAGAGggagttttcaaaatttcagcgATACAtccaaatggaaaaaacaagggaagtcaaatttattttataaattttcaaggTTTATCAAACACTGCACTTTTCAAGAAAATACCAAATAAGATTTATGGAAACTTgataagtagaaaaccaagaAGAAAGATTTTCTTGGTTTGCTACCGAAAGGGTTATCTTTTTCTGTTGTTTAGTTACAATTTTTAGGGTACCTAAAGCCAATGAGATTTAGCAGAGTCAAGAAGAAAGTGTATAGATCTGATTATATTATCATGGTAATGGACCAAAGAACATGGTAATGGAccaaagaaaagggaaaaactcGAGGCTTGAGATTTTGAGAAGTTCAGTttagctatgtcacatggatgcggGTTGTGGGTGCAGATGTGGTAATTTTTCGACAAACTTTAGGTGTGGGGACAGTGGGGTTGTAtctatgtatgtgtatatatgtatataaataatttGTTACATAGTTTTTGACTGTTTAGTAACCTTATTTTATCTATATTTACGTATAAAAGCTTTTTGTATTAGAGATAGTTTAGTTATGTTGACATTTAAAATGGTTAGTTTTGGTCCAGTTCGACTGACCGAACCAGATGTGCTATGTAGAGAAGCACCAAGACCAGCTCCAGCATGAACACAGGTGTGGCAGCCATTTAGAAGCGCCCATGTGACATGGTAGTTTTGTTGATTTTCCTGACGAACCCATTCTAACCTACAATAACATTATGGCTGTGAAAAGATGCTGCTCTTTAGAAACAACTTAAAAGAACTAAGTGTTATGATAACGTTCAAATGCTGGAATATGCATTTATTATAGGGCCATTTTCCAGTTGTGGATTCATAAAATTTTCC from Nymphaea colorata isolate Beijing-Zhang1983 chromosome 6, ASM883128v2, whole genome shotgun sequence includes these protein-coding regions:
- the LOC116255804 gene encoding cytochrome c-type biogenesis protein CcmE homolog, mitochondrial; amino-acid sequence: MASKASFRFASRLFSRSRFRLPPHHQIETAVLDWSRPWTAAPLFDSFHLSRNSACSRNGARFLATLRRQPARPRTVDIGARARQLQNRRLWTYALTFSGIAGFVIIVLNNFQDQMMFYLTPTDALDRFSLNPSKNKFRLGGLVLEGSVVQPAESPEMQFVITDLVTDILVRYQGSLPDLFREGHSAVVEGFIRPFDAENREVVPSNKPALEKARKGDCYFDAIEVLAKHDEKYMPKEVAAAIERNKAALEAAHSGLSDAQQKAI